Part of the Methylovirgula sp. 4M-Z18 genome is shown below.
AGCTCAGCCGCGCCATGTCGCAGCCGCGCGCGGCCAGGAAATTGATGCGCGCATCAAAGGCGTCCAGCGCCTCGCTGAGATCGAGCTTCGCCTCACCGGCGAGGGCACGCAGCCGGGCCGAGGATTGGCCGGCATCGCCCGCGACGCTGAGGAACTTTGCCAGAATGGCCTGTTTCTCGGCATCGAGCCCGCCGCCCGATTTGAGTGTCGCCTGTTCCAGAAAGCGCTCCGCGATTTCACCCGCCGAGCGGCCGCCGACCGAGGAAATGCCGGCAATCGACAACAGGTCCTCCACCAACGCCCGGGCGCCCTGTTTGTCCGACCCGGCAAGGGCTGCCAGCACGCCCGAATGGTCGATGGAGCTTGCTGTGCCATTGGCTTGCGCGATGGTCTCCAGCGTCTTGCCTTGGGCAAAGCCGCGCTTGATTCGCCGCAGCCACACCGGCGCGAGGCCCATCACCTCGAGGAGCCGGGCGAACAGGCCGGCATCGCCGAAACGCACCATCAGGGGCGAGGCACTCACGCTGTGCACCGCGTCGAGCGCGGCGGTGAGTATTTCGGCGTCTGCCGCCTCGCGGTCCATGCGGCCATAGCTTTCGATGCCGGCCTGCAGGAACTCGCCGCCTTCGCCTACCCGCATCCGGAATACCGGCCCTAGGTAGCTCACGGACTGCACCTGTCCCGCCATGGGGCCGCTGAGGTAATCGCGGCTGACCGGGATCGTATATTCGGGCCGCAGGCACAATTCGGCGCCCGCAATATCGCTCGTCAGATAGAGCCGCCCGCGAATGTCCTCGCCCGACAGGTCGAGAAACACCGAGGCAGGCTGCAGAATCGACGGCTCGACGCGGGTGAAATGAGCGGCCTCCAGAAAGGCCAGAAGCCGCGTCTCAAGGCTCGATGGATTTGTGGGCGTGGGGCGGGTGGTCATGTCCGTCCG
Proteins encoded:
- a CDS encoding ATP phosphoribosyltransferase regulatory subunit, whose product is MTTRPTPTNPSSLETRLLAFLEAAHFTRVEPSILQPASVFLDLSGEDIRGRLYLTSDIAGAELCLRPEYTIPVSRDYLSGPMAGQVQSVSYLGPVFRMRVGEGGEFLQAGIESYGRMDREAADAEILTAALDAVHSVSASPLMVRFGDAGLFARLLEVMGLAPVWLRRIKRGFAQGKTLETIAQANGTASSIDHSGVLAALAGSDKQGARALVEDLLSIAGISSVGGRSAGEIAERFLEQATLKSGGGLDAEKQAILAKFLSVAGDAGQSSARLRALAGEAKLDLSEALDAFDARINFLAARGCDMARLSFAASFARNLDYYTGFVFEAHDPQRADRKPIIGGGRYDGLLKALGAQGDVPAVGAAIWIERIAGA